GCGCTGGGACAGGGGAATGCTGCTGCTCGGCGTCACTGCTCAGCAGGGCAGCAAACAACACCATCAGCTGGCAGGAGCTCATAGGACTGGCTCAACCCCAGCTTTAAGCAGCTCCAAGCCTCACCTGTAATCCCCAACTATCCCTTTATcccccaggagctgctcctccgTCCTCAGGGGCTCCTATTGGTGAGGGGAACCACAGCCAAGAAAGGGCAGAGGGATCCCCTGTGTCTCACATGCGTCCCCGGGGACAGGGcccagtgcagggctgggggggggccCTACCTCAAGCATGACAACGCAGATCTGTTTGACGCACTCAATGATGGACTGTGGGATCCCAGCAATGGTGATGGCTCGTTCGGTCGAGTTGGGCAGCATGTCTCCTGCCACCTGGACCTGTGCCCCCGTGCTCTGCAAAGTTgaaggataaaaataaacagtgagaGTCGGGGAGGACAGTGAGCTCACTGCATCCAGCAACCTCGTGGCCGAGTTATACATAGCCAAAAGCGCCCCCCTTCTCCCTCCAAATAATGCCTCTTAATCCTAGAGCTGGAAATAATTCGGTCAGGAGGAACGAGGCTCTGCCGCGAGCAGAACTGGACAGGGTTAATCCCTGGTGGCCAAGGGTCAGTGACACCCAGCACTAAGCAGCATGACATGCCTTTCTCACTGGTTGGCAGGCTGCTGGCATGCATTCCCTCCCCCGCCAGCTGGGAAAAAGCCTAGGGAGAGGAATTGAGAGGAGCAGGAACCCAAGCATCCCACTGCAGGGGACGGTGCCGGGAAGGGGAGGCTCTGACCCAGTCTCAGTTTCACAAGCACTAAAAATACAAGGAGCTTTTTAAAAGGGCCGAGTGATGCCGTCTCTACACTATGCAGTTCCACTCCTGCGGGGGCACACACAAGTTTCTGCCCCttccacagcagcacccacctctCGTATCTCCTTGATCTTGCAGCCTCCTTTCCCAATCAGGGAGCCACACTGGCTGGCAGGAACCACAAGCCGGAGGGTGACCGGGGGCCGGCTGGCAGCCGTGCTGTTGGTCATGGAGCTGCTGATGTCCTGCGAGGAAGAGAAGTTGCTCAGAGAGGCCGGTTTGGTGCAGGACCCTCATCAGAAGGATGGGGCTGGTTGTACCAAAGTGATGTTGGAACCCATCCCGTTTTTCAGGGCTTTGTTAACACGCAGGAATCAATAGAGCCACCTTTTTGGGAAGGTGAAAGCAGCCAAACTCTGTAGCTTGTCGTGTTGGTTAAATTGGGTTTTAATCCCCACCGGCCCAATGCAGAGGCACTGGGTCAAGCCACCACTGAATGGGAACCAGCCGTGTTGAagagatgtggggctgggggctcgGCCTTCCTTGCATGCAGCTCCCAGTTCAGCTCTTAGCCATAATGGGGATGAAAGCTGAGTGAAAACAAGGCGGGCgctgattccagcagccatatctgggcagggggaggggaggcaCACGGCTGGGCTCAGCTGACCtactaaaataaaagcttttgctGAGCCCCtggctcacagcagcagcagcgacaACCAGCAGGTTATCAGCTTCCAGGACAGCGGCAGTTTGGGACTCACAGCCTTCTGGGCATTCCTATGGGCACTGGAGTCTTGGGGTCTGATGTGCTGACAGGGAAAAGATCCTGAATCCAAAGGGATGAGGCACCAGGAGTTCTGATCCCCCACAAGAGGTAGGAGGACCGAGGAGCTCTGCCCCTTGAGCAGGCAAGGAGCTCACCCTTTGAAAAGCCCAAAGCTCCTCACACCACAGTCCTGAGCAGGGCCTGACTCCCATAGCTGGGATTTAGATCAGCATCCTACTGACAACCAGCAAtccaggagcagggcagggatgCAGCTTGtccttcagtgctgcaggaccCCCAGGCCCTTTCTAAGCAGGGCCAGGTATGGGGCTGAGCCCCCACTGCACATGGAGACACGCAGGCAGGGAACATCAGGACAGTCCAGGAGAAGAAGGGAAGCGGGGATTCCAAGCCCTGCTCTGTTTGATGCCGTTTTTAGGGGGGTCACATGGagtccccacagccccaggcaaCCCCCACAGGGCCAACACTCAGCAAGGAGGCACTAAAGGTGGCTGAGCACTGGGGAGTCCTTAAAGCCTGGACTCTGCCCAAGGGAGGGCAAAGCTCAGCCCCTGATCAGAGAGCACTCCTCACCCACAGGGAGGATCACGTGCCCCCCccaggagctgtggggcagctcctagtcctgcacagcagctccacaAGGAAAATTTGTgcagaaaaattaaacaaaaaaataagaaaaaaataaataaaaagcaaaaggttgagcagcatccctgcagcacgCAGGGCAGGCTCCCAGCACACACCCACCTCTTCCAGTTTGTCAATGATCATCGCAAAAGCTTTGAAGATGGCGTTGGTGGGGCCAGCGAGGGTGATGATCCGCTCGGGGCAGTTCCCTTCCGAGATGTTAATGCGAGCTCCGCtctgcaggaaggaagcagcaggaacGTCAGGGCCCGCAGAGCCACGAGGCCGCCCTCCTCCCTCGGCTCAGCGCCCGGCAGCCATCTTAGCCGTGCTGGCTTCCTGCCCCAGCCCTGACTACATCTCCCAGCATGCCTTGTGCCCGCCGGCTCCATCTGCTGCCGGTGCTGCGCAGCCAGAAAATTCCTTTCAAGGCcggcagggctgcagcccccacaACCCCAACCCAAAGCCATAAGGCTCAACCCCCCCCAACCCAAAGCCATAACGctcgcccccctccccccctcaaCCCAAAGCCATAAGgctcaacccccccccccaaccatAAAGCTCACCCCTCAACCCCAACCCAAAGCCATAACTcaccccccaacccccctcTCTATCCCCAGCCTTAAGGCTGCCCCCCCCTCCATTCAGTGCTCACCTCCTCTCGCATCTTCTTCACGGATTCCCCTTTCTGTATAAGAAACAAGAGAAGGGAGAGGTGTCAGCGTGGCTATACTGGGGGGGGGGCAGTGAGGAGGAGCACAGGAGGGGGCTTTGCTGCTCGCTTACCTTCCCAATGATGCTGCCGACCTCCTGGGAGGGGAACAAAAGCAACAATTAGGAAGCGCTTAAAGAACCCCCAGGTACCAACAGcacaaaatgcagcttttggGGGCAAAACAAACTCCTGGAAGCCCCAAAACCACGTTGAGGCTGCACCCACAACCCCCCCCCTCTTTTACATCACCCCCCTCGGCTGTTATCTTTATTGatgtgctgtgcttttaaagCGTCACGAGCTGCCCCGGCCTGGTGCCAAGGAGCACATTCCTCACACCACTGGCTAATGGCGGTGGGGGGGGATGAGGGGAGCACTGCTAcaaggggctgctgggctggatTGAGGGGGGGGGACACACGTACCTTTCCATGCATGAGTAGCCGGATGGTGAGCGTGACATTTAATCCACCTTCAATGACACCGGTGTCCATCTTGAGCTGCGTTGGGTCAGGTCAGGCTTTGTCAGCAGTCAGATCTTTGGTCGCTGGGTAGtgagagctgggaaggaaagggTCGGGCTTTGAGGCCTGGGGCACAGATCCGAGTCCCCATAGAGTCCCTAAGCAGATATGGGGTCGTTCTCCCCCATAGGGCAACCACAGGGCTGGGAGCCCCACGAGGCCCCTCAGAGTGGatgggcagcacagccaggctcaATGATCCCCCCATATCAGAGGCTCCAGGACTCAACTCAAAGCCCTCCCCCCCATAACCCAAGGAGGAGCCTCCCCGTGCAGCCACGTGTATTGCAGCCccatttcctttgcatttccCCCACTTTGAGGGAGattaagaaacaagaaaagctttctcccagctctgcccgCACTGAAgggctttcagagcagcttccAAGTTGATTTACTCCAAGCAGATAAGGCCACATGAGCCCACGATCAGGTTTCAAACAACCTGCGGCCCCAGGGGTTGCAAAACACCCTGATCAGCCAtagagcagaagagcagaacgGCTGCTTAACTCTGGCTGCTCGACTCTCACCTCCCTTCAATaaagaacaaacagcacaaaaaacGGCTTAACTAAATAAACTCAATTAAATAAACTCAATTTCAGCCCCGATCAGCTCGGAACCTCATCAAAGTTTAACCAAAGGGCTGAGCCGGGGATTCATCTCACAGGGCCAAGCTCTGAGCAAACGCTTTTGGAAGGGGGAGCTGCCATAGAGAGCAGCAAAGGCTCCCAAAAACTCGATTGTGGGTGAGATAAAGCAGGGGTTTAAAGTGGGCTGGGGAGCACGGAGCTTTCAATGCAGCATTTGGGGGCTCCTGGCGGCCAACTCGTCCAGCTCAGCACGATGCCGCCCCGTTTTGTTTCGCATTCATCATTCGCAGCGGTTCTGCCCCGGTCCAACGAGGAGCCCCGGGGACAAAAGGCGGTGAGGAACCGCCGGGGGGTCGAGGTTGTGGGCCGGGAAATGGAAACGGGGCCGATAAATGGAAATAGGGCCGGGAAATGGGGCCGGTAAATGGGGCTGAACGGAGAGTGGGGAAAGTTCCCGAAGTTCCTCAGCTCCAGGCCGCGCTCGGGGCACGTGGGGGGAGGATCGGCTTAAAGAggaattgggggggggggctccaAAGTGAAGGTAGTTTTGGGGGAGGAAGTGAGCACGGAATGGGGGAGAAAAACgaggctgggaggggggggggggatccaGCTCGGAAATGGCCCAGGAGCAACAAAACGAGACTAAACacgaggggggggggggcaaagaGGGAAACGAGGAGGAGAAATAGGGAGGGGGGGGATTAAAATGGGCCGGAACCGGAGCAAAACGGGACCGACCCCCACCCCCGAGAGGGGCCCCGGCTCCAACCGGGCCCTAAAtgggggagaaagagaaaaaaactcgggaggggaaaaaaaaagggaaaaaaataaaaaaaaggaaaaattaaaaaaaaattaaaaaaaaaattaaaatcgGGAAtcgcttaaaaaaaaattaaaaaataaaagtcaaagctgtttaaaaataaaaaaaaaatacgtaaatattaaaaaaaaaataattaaagaaagaaaaaaataccgATGAAATCTAACAAATAACCACCGCCcccccccacagacccccccgtggttaaggggggggggggggggcagcgcAACGTGCGTCACGCGGCACcgcccaccccccccccccccccttccatcccccccatccccccccagcTCCGGTCCCGGCGgtgaggggggggaggggcggcggcacccccctcccccccccccccatccctcctctCTAGAGGCGGCGCGGCGCGCAGGCCGCAGTAGGCCGCAGTAGCCGCAGTTAGGCCTCGGGCTGGAGTGAGGGCGCGGCCCGCGGTTGGAGGCGCAGGGCGGGACGGCGGAGCTACGCAAGGCCGCGGCTTCGCGGTTGGGGTGGAAGAAGGAGGCGGATGGCGGATGGGGAGcggggaaagagaaagaaggggaaggggggggggggtggaggtcGGGCCTACCTGGAGCGGCGCCGGTAACGGCGGGAGAAGGGCGCTCCGGGCGGAGCGGGAGGAGGGAGGgcggggaggaggggagggaggtggggggggagaggagggagtgcggcggggcgggcgggatGGCGGCCacgggaggaggcggcggctgCTCCTGCTGCGGCGGCCGCGACGGGTCTgggcgggggcggcgggagcggccGATTTACAACCGCCCCGACCCGGAAACGGACGGCGCGCACCAGCGAGGCGAGGCGGGGCGGGGACAGAGAGGCAGCGCTCCGCcccttccacccccccccctccccccttcaaTTCGTTCCTCCCTCCGGCCTCAAGTCCAGGCACAGAGAGGACGGGCAGAGCGCCGCCTCCTCCGCGCAGCGCCCCCTGCGGCCTGGAGGACTGAGAGTGGGCAATGGAGGGACAAGGGGGCGATTAGCGCTGCCCCCTCCCCATGTTGTCTGCCCCATTCGAATCAAAGGAGGCTCCGAGACGGCTTTGAGGGATCGCAGGGCTTTAttgggaagcagcagcattaaCCCCGGCAGctgtgacagcacagagcacacagcgACACCCCATAATATGCTGACACCCCCCAAAACGCCCCCCTCCCACCCACGGCCCCGTGGGGTGAAGGAacgtgggggggggggacatgATGGGGAATGGATGTGGGCGGCCATGATGTTCCCAGCTGGACagggtggatttggggtggtCACAGGAGGTCCCACGTGGATATGGGTGGTCAGGGTGGTCCAGGCAGCTCCTGGTGGTCGTGATCATCACGGGTCGTCATGGGGGGTTCCAGGTGGTCTCAGGTGTCGTGAGGGTCATGGATGGGGCCCAGGAGGTCCCAGATAGACATGGGGTGGTCTACATGGACATAGGGTGGTCTACATGGACATGGGATGGTCTACATGGATATAGGGTGGTCTACATGGACATGGGGCGGTCTAAATGGACATGGGGTGGTCTACATGGACATGGGGTGGTCTACATGGACATGGGATGGTCTACATGGACATGGGGAGGTCTACGTGGACATAGCGTGGTCTACATGCACATGGGTGGTCTACATGGATATAGGGTGGTCTACATGGATATAGGGTGGTCTACATGGATATAGGGTGGTCTACATGGGATATGGGATGGTCTACATGGATATAGGGTGGTCTACGTGGACATGGGGTGGTCTACAATGGATATGGGATGGTCTACATAGACATGGGGTGGTCTACTTGGATATAGGCTGGTCTACATGGATATAGGGTGGTCTACATAGACATGGGGTGGTCTACATGGACATGGGGTGGTCTACATGGATATAGGGTGGTCTATACGGACATGGGTGGTCTACGTGGGACATGGGGTGATCTACGTGGATATAGGGTGGTCTACATGGATATGGGGTGGTCTACATGGATATGGGGTGGTCTACATGGACATGGGGTGGTCTACATGGACATGGGTGGTCTACACGGATATAGGGTGGTCTACATGGACATGGGGTGGGTCTATGTGGACATGGGGTGGTCTACGTGGACATGGGGGTGGTCTACATGGACATGGGGTGGTCTACATGGATATAGGGTGGTCTACGTGGATATAGGGTGGTCTACATGGATACAGGGGGGTCTACATGGACATGGGTGGTCTACATGGATATGGGGTGGTCTACATGGACATAGGGTGGTCTACGTGGACATGGGGTGGTCTACATGGACATGGGGTGGTCTACATGGACATGGGGTGGTCTACATGGACATAGGGTGGTCTACGTGGACATGGGGTGGTCTACATGGACATGGGGTGGTCTACATGGACATAGGGTGGTCTACGTGGACATGGGGTGGTCTACATGGATATAGGGTGGTCTACATGGGACATGGGGTGGTCTACATGGTATAGGGTGGTCTACATGGACATGGGGTGGTCTACATGGATATAGGGTGGTCTACATGGACATGGGGTGGTCTACATGGATATAGGGTGGTCTACATGGACATGGGGTGGTCTACGTGGACATGGGGTGGTCTACATGGACATGGGGTGGTCTACATGGACATGGGTGGTCTACATGGATATAGGGTGGTCTACATGGATATGGGATGGTCTACTTGGATATAGGGTGGTCTACGTGGATATGGGGTGGTCTACATGGACATGGGATGCTCTACATGGATATAGGGTGGTCTACGTGGACATGGGGTGGTCTAAATGGACATGGGGTGGTCTACATGGATATGGGATGGTCTACATGGATATAGGGTGGTCTACGTGGATATGGGGTGGTCTGCATAGACATGGGGTGGTCTACATGGACATGGGGTGGTCTACTTGGATATAGGGTGGTCTACATGGATATAGGGTGGTCTACATGGACATAGCGTGGTCTATATGGACATGGGGTGGCCACGGATGGTCCCAGCTGCTCATGGGCTCCAGGTGGTCACGGGCTGGTGATCACAGCacttggggggggggtccaCATGAGGACACGGGTGGCCCAAGACACGGGTGGCGATGCCATCAGTCAGAGTcgctgctggaggaggaggaggaagaggaggaggacaaAGAGCGCTGCAGGGCAACAGGACACTGTGAGCACTGGGGGGGGGTGACCCCAAAAtgcgtccccccccccccccccacctcccaaaCCCTGTcatgtcccccccccccaccatcaCCTTGTGCCTcttttgagccttcttcatcctcttcttcatcttctttgctgccttcttgtccAGCCCGGGGGGAATCAGGGGGGCACCCCAGCATAGGGGGGATGCAGGGGGGGCACCCCGGGGTCCCGTCGGGCACAGAGGAGGGCCGGATGGGGGCAGGATTGCGCCGGGGGGGTACGAAGGGGCGCTGGGTGGGtatgggggggctatgggggtgCTTGGGGGAGCTGTGGGGGGgcacagggctgcccaggggggtaAGGAGGGGAccgtggggtggggggggtagggaggggttgggggggggtggCTGTGGGGGGTACAcggggttgggggggggcggctgccctgtgtagggggagaaaggagaaagttaTGGGGGACCCCCACCTCCCATAAAGcctctgggggggggggggggggggggggcaggagcTGGAGGTGAATCTTGCagcccccccgcccccccttACCTGCATTGGGGGTCCCACATGGTGGAAACTGCTCCGGGATCTGGAtatggggaaggggggggggttaGATGGGGGGACACGGGGTGAGCTGTGACCCCCACGACCCCCTCCTGTGTGGGGACGTGCCCCCACGCTGCCagaattgggggggggggatcagAGATATCTGGGGTTCCGAGTGGTGGGAGATATGGGGGGGTCAGAGGGGTCGGGGGGGGCTTAGGGGTGTATGCGGGGAGCGATTGGGGTACGCAGGGGTGCAGGGAGACTTAGGGGTGCAGAAGCAATGGGGGGGGGTGCTGGGGTAcacggcggggggggggggggttggggatgtggggggggtTTGGGGTCCGCTCCCACCTCCGCCGCCTCCGCTCCGAGCGCGGCCCCGCCCTGCAGGAAGAGGGGAAGGGGGCGTGGCCTGTTGAAGGGGCGTGGCCTGTCGAAGGGGGCGTGGCCTGTTGAAGGGGGCGTGTCTGTATCTATTGGCTCCTCCCATTGGGGGCGTGGCCTTCATGTCCGCTTCGCcccccgtcccgtcccgtcccgtcccgtcccgtgcctcagtttccccacctCGGGTCTCACCTCCGGGTCAGCTCCGCGGGGGGGGCTCGGGGGGGGGCCGCCAGGCGCTGCAGGCGCTGCAGGGCGCGCTCGGCCGACAGCCGGGCCTCGGGGTCGGGGTCCCAGCAatcctcccagcagctcctgcagagcccCCGATGGCTGCGGGttaaaccccccccccccaacccaccAGCGGTCAGTGATGGGGAACTGGGGACCCCCAGCCTTAAGGTTCCCCATGTGGGACCCCCGGTGGGGAGTCGCCTTCTGGGATTGGGACCCCATCCCCACATATAGGGTCACTCCGGGCATCCCTATGGGACCCCCCAAACCTCTCAGCACACCCACAcacatcccacagcccccagttcccaaaccccccccccacTATTAGGCTACCCCAGATACCTCCAGACCCACATAGGCACCCCCTGTATAACAGCCACTCCTATGGGACCCCCTGAGCCCCCCAATGATCACCCCTAtggcaccccccccccctttggtCGGGGTTCCCACCTGTGCCGTGCGGTGCCACGTTGTGGGGATCAATGGCCGCCCTTCTCTCCTCCACCGCCAAACGCCGGAGCTGCGCcgctgtggggctgccccccAACTCAGCCTCATAAGCCAGGCGGAACTCGGGCACCGGGAACACCTTgtggggaggaaagggggggTTCATTGGACTGGGTGGGATGCATGGGACCCAGACGTGGCTGATGGGGCTTTGGGGACTCACCAGGGCTGAGGGTCTGGCAGCGGGTCAGGatctcccacagcagcagcgcCAGCGCGTACACGTCGCCTGCAGCAGCGCGCGGCCCCACCAGCGAAGGTCCAGGCTCTCATCCAGGATCTCGGGGGCCAAATAGCGCTGGGTGCCAGCCTGCAACACAGCCAGCTCACTGCACGGCCGGGCTGCTAGCACATCCATGCTCGCACCACGGCCATGCTGCACCAGGGCTATGCTCACACCAGGACTATGCTTACATCAGGGCCATGCTCACACCAAAGCCATGCTTGCAATACAGACATGCTTGCAATAGGGCCATGCTTGCACCAAAGCCATGCTCAAGCCATGCTTGCACCAAAGCCATGCTCAAACCACGAGCCATGCTTGCATCAAAGCTATGCTTAATtgcattacaaaaaataaaggcCATGCTTGCACCAGGGCCATACTTGCAATAGGGCCATGCTTGCACTAGGACTATGCTTACATCAAAGCTATGCTTGCAATAGGGCCATGCTTGCACCAGGACTATGCTTACACCAGGGCCATACTTGCAATAGGGCCATGCTTGCATTAAGCTATGCTTGCAGCAGGGCCATGCTTGCAATAGGGCCATGTTTACACCAGGACTATGCTCACATCAGGACCATGCTCACACCATGGTCATACTTGCACCAAAGCCATGCTCACACCAGGGCCATGCTTGCATCAAAGCTACGCTTGCAGCAGGACCATGATTGCACCAGGGCCATCCTTGCAATAGGACCATGCTTGCACTAGGACTATGCTCACACCAGAGCCATGCTTGCATCAAAGCTATGCTTGCAATAGGGCCATGCTTGCACCAGGACTATGCTCACATCAGCACCATACTCACACCTGGGCCATGCTCACAATAGGGCCATACTTGCATCAAAGCTATGCTTGCTGCAGGGCCATGCTTGCAATAAGGCCATGCTTGCACTAGGACTATGCTTACACCATGGCCATGCTTGCATCAAAGCTATGCTTGCAATAGCGCCATGCTTACAGCAGTGCCATACTCACACCAGGGCCATACTTGCAAATAGGGCCATGCTTGCACTAGGACTATGCTTGCACTATGGCCATGCTTGCATCAAAGCTATGCTTGCAATAGGGCCATGCTTGCACCAAAGCTATGCTTACACCAGGGCCATGCTTGCAATAGGGCCTTGCCTGCACCAAAGCTATGCTTACAGCAGGGCCATGCTTGCACCAGGACTATGCTTACATCAGTGCCATACTCACACCAGGGCCATGCCTGCATTCAAAGCTATGCTTGCAGCAGGGCCATGCTTGCAATAAGGCCATGCTTGCACTAGGACTATGCTTACACCATGGCCATGCTTGCATCAAAGCTATGCTTGCAATAGGGCCATGCTTACAGCAGTGCCATACTCACACCAGGGCCATCCTTGCAATAGGACCATGCTTGCATCAGGACTATGCTCACACCAGGGCCATGCTTGCATCAAAGCTATGCTTGCAGCAGGGCCATGCTTACAATAGGGCCATGCTTGCATCAGTGCCATACTCACACCAGGGCCATGCTTGTATCAAAGCTATGCTTACAGCATGGCCATGCTTGCACCAGGGCCATGCTTGCAATGGGGCCATGCTTGCACCAGGGCTATGCTCACACCAGGGCCATGCTTGCATCAAAGCTATGCTTGCAATAGGGCTATGCTTACATCAGTGCCATACTCACACAGGGCCATCCTTGCAATGGGGCCATGCTTGCACTAGGACTATGCTTAACACCAGGGCCCTGCCTGCATCAAAGCTATGCTTAAATCAGGGCCATGCTTGCACCATGGCCATGCTTGCATCAAAGCTATGCTTGCAATAGGGCCATTCTTGCATCAGTGCCATACTCACACCAGGGCCATGCTCACAATAGGGCCATTGCCTGCACCAAAGCTATGCTTACAGCAGGGCCATCCTTGCAATGGGGCCATGCTTGCACCAGGACTGCGCTCACACCAGGGCCATGCTTGCATCAAAGCTATGCTTGCAGCAGGGCCATGCTTGCAATAGGGCCATGCTTACACTAAAGCCACGCTCACACCAGGGTTGCTCACACCAGGGTTTGCTCACACCAGGGTTGCTcacaccaggttgctcacacAGGGTTGCTCACACCAGGGGTTGCTCACACCAGGGTTGCTCACACCAGGGTTGCTCACACCCGGCCCATTCCCACACCGCAGCCCTACACCCCCCAGCTCCatcctccccccctccctgtCACCCGTTCGGATGTGCGCCGCTCTCTGCCCGGTGCCGCCGTGCGCTCGGGGGCGGCAGCGCCATGGCCAGCCCGAAGTCCCCGATGGCGC
The Excalfactoria chinensis isolate bCotChi1 chromosome 28, bCotChi1.hap2, whole genome shotgun sequence genome window above contains:
- the PCBP2 gene encoding poly(rC)-binding protein 2 isoform X6, whose protein sequence is MDTGVIEGGLNVTLTIRLLMHGKEVGSIIGKKGESVKKMREESGARINISEGNCPERIITLAGPTNAIFKAFAMIIDKLEEDISSSMTNSTAASRPPVTLRLVVPASQCGSLIGKGGCKIKEIRESTGAQVQVAGDMLPNSTERAITIAGIPQSIIECVKQICVVMLESPPKGVTIPYRPKPSSSPVIFAGGQDRYSSGSASYPHTAPSMCLNSDLEGPPQELTKLHQLAMQQSHFPMSHGNTGFSGLDASAQTTSHELTIPNDLIGCIIGRQGAKINEIRQMSGAQIKIANPVEGSTDRQVTITGSAASISLAQYLINVRLSSETGGMGSS
- the PCBP2 gene encoding poly(rC)-binding protein 2 isoform X7 translates to MDTGVIEGGLNVTLTIRLLMHGKEVGSIIGKKGESVKKMREESGARINISEGNCPERIITLAGPTNAIFKAFAMIIDKLEEDISSSMTNSTAASRPPVTLRLVVPASQCGSLIGKGGCKIKEIRESTGAQVQVAGDMLPNSTERAITIAGIPQSIIECVKQICVVMLESPPKGVTIPYRPKPSSSPVIFAGGQAYTIQGQYAIPQPDLTKLHQLAMQQSHFPMSHGNTGFSGLDASAQTTSHELTIPNDLIGCIIGRQGAKINEIRQMSGAQIKIANPVEGSTDRQVTITGSAASISLAQYLINVRLSSETGGMGSS
- the PCBP2 gene encoding poly(rC)-binding protein 2 isoform X8, with protein sequence MDTGVIEGGLNVTLTIRLLMHGKEVGSIIGKKGESVKKMREESGARINISEGNCPERIITLAGPTNAIFKAFAMIIDKLEEDISSSMTNSTAASRPPVTLRLVVPASQCGSLIGKGGCKIKEIRESTGAQVQVAGDMLPNSTERAITIAGIPQSIIECVKQICVVMLESPPKGVTIPYRPKPSSSPVIFAGGQLTKLHQLAMQQSHFPMSHGNTGFSGLDASAQTTSHELTIPNDLIGCIIGRQGAKINEIRQMSGAQIKIANPVEGSTDRQVTITGSAASISLAQYLINVRLSSETGGMGSS
- the AMHR2 gene encoding LOW QUALITY PROTEIN: anti-Muellerian hormone type-2 receptor (The sequence of the model RefSeq protein was modified relative to this genomic sequence to represent the inferred CDS: inserted 1 base in 1 codon; deleted 3 bases in 3 codons), which produces MADRNRNRDRHRARAPFNRRRNLARDKPWLYKPSVVHRDLSSQNVLVRQDGTCAIGDFGLAMALPPRAHGGTGQRAAHIRKAGTQRYLAPEILDESLDLRWWGRALLQXDVYALALLLWEILTRCQTLSPGVPVPEFRLAYEAELGGSPTAAQLRRLAVEERRRPLIPTTWHRTAQPSGALQELLEDCWDPDPEARLSAERALQRLQRLAAPPRAPPAELTRRPRPFNRPRPLPLFLQGGAALGAEAAEIPEQFPPCGTPNAGQPPPPNPVYPPQPPPPNPSLPPPPHGPLLTPLGSPVPPHSSPKHPHSPPIPTQRPFVPPRRNPAPIRPSSVPDGTPGCPPCIPPMLGCPPDSPRAGQEGSKEDEEEDEEGSKEAQALFVLLLFLLLLQQRL